The Rhodocytophaga rosea genome has a segment encoding these proteins:
- a CDS encoding bifunctional heptose 7-phosphate kinase/heptose 1-phosphate adenyltransferase produces MLYINSIRMQYDSLEQIFDAFNQVRVLIIGDVMVDSYLWGKVDRISPEAPVPIVHVQKREKRLGGASNVAVNVQAMGAVPILCSVIGKDADGQDFLDILSASGLSREGIIDSETRTTTIKHRIIAGTQHLLRIDSEMDHLITANERQQLLDKIKQLALTCQVIIFQDYDKGVLSKELIEQVTAFANQHNIPTVVDPKKRNFLHYRGVTLFKPNLKELKEGLKVDFDPTHSAELKQVVSQLKEKLQLVAILVTLSEKGVYIDYEQDKYLMPAHIRQIADVSGAGDTVVSIAALCVALQLSPQLIAGLSNLGGGLVCEHAGVVPIHKESLMQEALKHNFFTLYAHC; encoded by the coding sequence ATGCTTTACATCAACTCCATCCGCATGCAATACGATTCCTTAGAGCAAATATTTGATGCATTTAACCAGGTAAGAGTTCTCATCATTGGCGATGTAATGGTGGATTCTTATTTATGGGGAAAAGTAGACCGGATTTCTCCGGAAGCCCCTGTACCGATTGTTCATGTGCAGAAACGGGAAAAACGACTGGGAGGTGCTTCAAATGTAGCTGTAAATGTGCAGGCAATGGGTGCAGTGCCTATCCTATGTTCTGTAATTGGGAAAGATGCAGATGGCCAGGATTTCCTGGATATTCTCTCTGCGAGCGGATTGTCGAGGGAAGGTATTATTGATAGTGAAACCCGCACAACTACCATCAAACACCGCATCATTGCTGGTACTCAGCATCTGCTCAGAATTGATTCTGAAATGGATCATCTGATTACTGCAAACGAAAGACAACAGTTGCTGGATAAAATCAAACAATTAGCTCTCACTTGCCAGGTCATTATTTTTCAGGATTATGACAAGGGCGTATTGAGTAAAGAACTGATTGAGCAGGTTACTGCTTTTGCCAACCAGCATAACATTCCCACGGTAGTAGACCCTAAAAAACGTAATTTTTTGCACTACCGGGGCGTTACCCTATTCAAGCCCAACCTGAAAGAACTAAAAGAAGGCCTGAAAGTTGATTTCGATCCTACACATTCCGCTGAACTCAAACAGGTAGTAAGCCAGTTGAAAGAAAAATTACAATTGGTAGCTATTTTGGTTACACTATCTGAAAAAGGCGTGTACATTGATTATGAACAAGATAAATACCTGATGCCAGCTCATATCCGGCAGATCGCTGATGTATCGGGTGCAGGAGATACGGTAGTAAGTATTGCCGCCCTTTGTGTAGCTTTACAACTTTCGCCCCAGTTAATTGCTGGTCTTTCCAATCTGGGTGGCGGCCTGGTATGCGAACATGCCGGAGTTGTGCCCATTCATAAGGAAAGTTTGATGCAAGAAGCTTTAAAGCATAATTTCTTTACATTATATGCTCACTGTTGA
- a CDS encoding CAP domain-containing protein, producing the protein MKAVAIFFIAVLFASFNLRNTDNFSDSLYNQYTYETFANLPAANQEIDLNNIDYELLNASIFYASNKQRALHKKKTFTFYPLLRDAAVTQSTQMVKYDFFDHQNPANAKLKTLKDRLESAGSAGKYTAAGENISEYFLMDYQAREPFRIERVNNRQVYLHSKTGKPIKPHTYRSFGEAIVADWMTSPGHRANILDDKFTHLGCGSLLSTKPNQFPKVKATQVFGRLKEAR; encoded by the coding sequence ATGAAAGCAGTCGCCATCTTTTTTATAGCCGTTCTTTTTGCCAGCTTCAATTTGCGGAATACCGATAATTTCTCAGATAGTCTGTATAATCAATATACTTACGAAACGTTTGCTAATCTACCAGCAGCCAATCAGGAAATAGACCTTAATAATATAGATTATGAGTTGCTGAATGCATCAATTTTCTATGCCAGCAACAAACAGCGGGCTTTACATAAAAAGAAAACTTTTACTTTTTATCCATTATTGAGGGATGCAGCGGTTACTCAGTCTACACAAATGGTGAAGTATGACTTCTTCGATCATCAGAACCCCGCAAATGCGAAGTTAAAAACATTAAAAGACCGCCTGGAAAGTGCGGGAAGTGCAGGTAAATACACAGCAGCTGGTGAAAATATTTCCGAGTATTTTCTGATGGATTATCAGGCAAGAGAGCCTTTCAGAATCGAAAGAGTGAATAATAGACAAGTGTATTTGCATAGCAAAACCGGAAAACCAATTAAACCGCATACTTACCGTTCATTTGGCGAAGCCATCGTTGCCGACTGGATGACCTCTCCTGGACACCGGGCTAATATCCTCGACGATAAATTCACGCATCTGGGTTGCGGCAGCTTGCTGAGTACCAAACCTAACCAGTTTCCCAAAGTAAAAGCCACACAGGTATTTGGTAGATTAAAAGAAGCCAGATAG
- the rbfA gene encoding 30S ribosome-binding factor RbfA codes for MESKRQQKFARLIQKDLSEIFQRDAKSMFNGAFITVTEVKVSPDLSIAKVYLSFLLAKNKNTLIEDIKEKGKAIRQMLAVKIKNQARIIPELHFYLDESLEYAAKIDNLLSKIHIPPATEEDENKTGN; via the coding sequence ATGGAAAGTAAGAGACAGCAGAAGTTTGCACGATTGATCCAGAAGGATCTGAGTGAAATCTTCCAGAGGGACGCAAAAAGTATGTTTAATGGGGCCTTCATTACGGTGACAGAAGTGAAAGTAAGCCCTGATTTAAGCATTGCAAAAGTGTATTTGAGTTTTTTGCTTGCAAAGAATAAAAATACGCTTATAGAAGATATTAAAGAAAAAGGAAAAGCGATTCGGCAAATGCTAGCCGTAAAAATAAAGAATCAGGCCAGAATCATACCTGAGCTTCACTTCTATCTGGACGAAAGTCTTGAATATGCCGCAAAAATTGATAATCTTTTATCAAAAATTCACATTCCACCAGCTACCGAAGAAGATGAAAACAAAACAGGCAATTAA
- a CDS encoding TrkH family potassium uptake protein yields MLTVERLNNRLYNSRERVYTWLRYITLFNSLLAIALLIYGYGFNLTHEAVSMVFGWLDVIFGSFVLVYLIRVLYSFHRQEFIKRTGTEAFIMALLIANGIVNYIFGFKVLYFLSNWLEFKNYTSFYEVVSTIFLIVLIGLETSKASIRISAVKLKPASSFIGSFILLVFAGAGLLMLPAMTNTPNGMPFIDALFTSASAACVTGLIVVDTATYFTFKGQLIILFLIQLGGIGIISFATFFAALLKEGMGLKHQSIIHDFMSSESLFSSQGLLRQVIWLTLLIEGIGFVAIFMTWGPEAQFESLGEKLFFSLFHSIAAFCNAGFSLYTNNLYELPVRTAYILHIVIALLVVMGGLGFSPIMDVFSPKALRERLMMPWKDWKLNSKIAIYMAIILIVFGTVGYYLLERKNSLSGLNFTEAVITAFFQSVITRTAGFNTVDFTKLLDPTLIMIIFLMFIGASPGSTGGGIKTTTFLLIAVSVISTIRGKKIISIDKRTIPMELLFKAFSVITFAAAYCLLAVFVLSITEPKQNGIDLLFEQVSAFATVGLSTGVTPQLSPFGKILITFSMFLGRVGTVTLALAISRPVISNAYHYPDAHVMVG; encoded by the coding sequence ATGCTCACTGTTGAAAGGTTAAATAACCGCTTGTACAATAGCCGGGAACGTGTGTATACCTGGCTCCGGTATATTACCTTGTTCAACTCATTACTAGCCATTGCCCTGCTCATTTATGGATATGGATTTAACCTGACGCATGAAGCGGTATCCATGGTTTTTGGGTGGCTCGATGTTATTTTTGGATCTTTTGTACTTGTATATCTGATCAGAGTTTTATATTCCTTTCATCGACAGGAATTTATCAAGCGCACTGGTACGGAAGCATTTATTATGGCGCTTCTGATTGCCAATGGTATAGTGAATTATATTTTTGGTTTCAAAGTACTCTATTTTCTTTCCAACTGGCTTGAGTTTAAAAATTATACTTCTTTCTATGAAGTTGTATCTACTATATTTCTAATAGTATTAATAGGTCTGGAAACCAGTAAGGCCAGTATCCGGATTTCTGCAGTAAAACTCAAACCAGCCTCAAGTTTTATTGGTAGTTTTATTCTCTTGGTTTTTGCGGGTGCCGGTTTATTAATGTTGCCAGCCATGACCAATACACCCAATGGAATGCCTTTTATCGATGCCCTGTTTACGTCGGCCAGTGCTGCCTGTGTTACCGGTTTGATTGTGGTAGATACAGCTACTTATTTTACATTTAAAGGACAGCTTATTATTTTGTTTCTGATCCAGCTGGGTGGAATAGGTATTATCAGTTTTGCAACTTTTTTTGCAGCCCTTCTGAAAGAAGGGATGGGGCTCAAGCATCAGTCTATTATTCACGATTTTATGAGCAGCGAATCTCTGTTTTCCTCCCAGGGTTTGCTCAGGCAAGTAATCTGGCTAACGCTATTGATAGAAGGAATAGGATTTGTAGCCATTTTTATGACCTGGGGGCCAGAAGCACAATTTGAAAGTTTAGGCGAGAAACTCTTTTTTTCTCTTTTTCATTCTATTGCAGCCTTTTGTAATGCCGGATTTAGTTTATATACTAATAACTTGTATGAACTTCCTGTCCGGACTGCTTATATTCTGCATATAGTAATCGCTTTACTTGTAGTAATGGGTGGCCTGGGATTTTCACCCATTATGGATGTTTTTTCTCCAAAAGCTTTGCGTGAAAGACTAATGATGCCCTGGAAAGACTGGAAATTGAATTCAAAAATAGCTATCTATATGGCTATTATACTCATCGTTTTTGGTACAGTAGGATATTATTTGTTAGAAAGGAAAAATTCCCTCTCAGGCCTTAATTTTACGGAAGCTGTTATTACCGCTTTCTTTCAGTCTGTAATCACCCGGACAGCTGGATTTAATACAGTAGATTTTACCAAACTACTGGACCCTACGCTCATTATGATCATATTTTTAATGTTTATTGGAGCATCGCCTGGATCTACTGGTGGGGGTATTAAAACAACTACTTTTCTGCTCATAGCGGTATCTGTTATCTCTACCATTCGAGGCAAAAAAATCATTTCCATAGATAAGCGTACCATTCCTATGGAATTGCTTTTTAAAGCTTTCTCCGTAATTACTTTTGCCGCCGCCTACTGTTTACTTGCCGTATTTGTACTTTCTATTACCGAACCCAAACAAAATGGCATAGATTTGTTATTTGAGCAGGTTTCTGCATTCGCCACTGTTGGATTGAGTACAGGCGTTACCCCACAATTGTCGCCATTCGGAAAAATACTGATCACCTTTTCTATGTTTCTGGGAAGGGTAGGAACTGTTACCCTGGCGCTGGCCATCAGCCGGCCTGTAATCAGTAATGCCTATCATTACCCTGATGCCCATGTAATGGTAGGATAA
- a CDS encoding ABC transporter permease, translated as MNLVENIKEGIRSIQSNILRSVLTAMIIAIGIMSLVGILTAIESIRNSVESNFSQLGANTFDIEGTRPWRRQNAGKDEKVYPPIKFKEAMAFKERFNYPSDISMVVGITGNAEAKYLSKKTNPNVRVNGINENFIIIKGLILESGRNFSNIEMENAANVAIIGQEIKESLFEKTDPINKYVNVMGSKYKVVGILKKMGSIMGGGGNDRAIMIPVTTASRIATNNEPTYDLTISVWNPADLNNAVGEATALMRIIRRDELGRPDSFDILQNNSVAARLDDITGYLQIGGFVIGFITLLGASIGLMNIMMVSVTERTREIGIRKALGATPLRIRQQFLIEAIVICQLGGIAGVIFGILIGNFISTFISSGGFVIPWMWIIIGLTICVGVGLLSGYYPAYKASKLDPIESLRFE; from the coding sequence ATGAACTTAGTTGAAAACATAAAAGAGGGCATTCGCTCTATACAATCTAATATCCTCCGGTCAGTGCTCACAGCTATGATCATTGCCATTGGTATTATGTCATTGGTAGGTATTCTTACAGCTATTGAAAGTATCCGCAATTCGGTCGAAAGCAATTTTTCCCAGCTAGGAGCAAACACATTTGATATTGAGGGCACCCGTCCATGGCGTCGGCAAAATGCAGGGAAGGATGAAAAAGTGTATCCGCCTATTAAATTCAAGGAAGCCATGGCCTTTAAAGAACGCTTTAACTATCCTTCAGATATTAGTATGGTCGTTGGCATTACCGGAAATGCAGAAGCCAAATATCTTTCTAAGAAAACTAATCCGAATGTACGGGTGAATGGAATTAACGAAAATTTTATCATTATTAAAGGCTTAATTCTGGAAAGCGGCCGGAATTTTTCAAATATAGAAATGGAGAATGCGGCCAATGTAGCGATTATCGGACAAGAGATTAAAGAAAGCTTATTTGAAAAAACAGATCCTATTAATAAGTATGTAAATGTGATGGGCAGTAAGTATAAAGTGGTGGGAATTCTTAAAAAGATGGGCAGTATCATGGGTGGAGGCGGCAACGACAGAGCCATTATGATTCCTGTTACTACAGCCAGCCGCATTGCTACCAATAATGAACCTACCTATGATCTGACTATTTCCGTATGGAACCCGGCTGATCTTAATAATGCCGTAGGAGAAGCTACAGCCCTGATGCGCATTATCCGCAGAGATGAACTAGGCAGGCCAGATTCCTTTGATATTCTCCAGAATAATTCAGTAGCCGCTCGCCTGGACGATATTACCGGATATTTACAAATTGGTGGATTTGTTATTGGCTTTATCACTTTACTTGGTGCCTCCATCGGCCTTATGAACATTATGATGGTATCGGTTACGGAGCGAACCCGGGAAATCGGAATCCGCAAGGCTTTAGGTGCTACGCCTCTCCGCATCCGTCAGCAGTTTCTGATTGAAGCTATTGTTATTTGCCAGCTTGGTGGAATTGCAGGTGTTATATTTGGAATCCTGATTGGCAATTTTATTTCTACCTTCATCAGTTCGGGCGGTTTTGTAATTCCCTGGATGTGGATAATTATTGGCTTAACTATCTGTGTTGGAGTAGGTTTATTGTCTGGTTACTATCCTGCCTATAAAGCTTCTAAACTTGATCCAATTGAATCTTTGCGTTTTGAATAA
- a CDS encoding pyridoxal phosphate-dependent aminotransferase, producing the protein MSLTKDLTLLSDRINALSESQTLAMSKKSRELAAKGHQVINLSIGEPDFQTPQHIKDAAKKAIDEGFSFYTPVSGILELRQAIADKLRKENNIDWKADNIVVSTGAKQSLANALMCLVNPGDEVIIFSPYWVSYSEMVKLAEGETVLLEGPFENDFKVTADQLEKAITPRTKVVMYSSPSNPTGSVFTEKELREIAEVLAKHENIFVIADEIYEYINYEPNYFSLGSIPSIKERVITINGMSKGFAMTGWRVGYMAAAKWIADACDKLQGQITSGTCSISQKAAVAAVKGDMKPTQDMAKAYLRRRDLVLGLLKEIPGIRTFTPKGAFYVFPEVNDYFGKTDGETTIHTADDLCMYILNKVYVSLVTGEAFGAPNCIRISYAASDENLTEALRRMKDALAQLH; encoded by the coding sequence ATGTCCTTAACAAAAGATCTAACCCTGCTGTCAGACAGAATCAATGCCTTGTCTGAATCGCAAACCCTGGCAATGTCCAAAAAAAGCCGGGAACTGGCTGCCAAAGGCCATCAGGTAATTAACCTGAGTATTGGTGAACCTGATTTTCAAACGCCTCAACATATTAAGGATGCCGCCAAGAAAGCCATAGATGAAGGTTTTTCTTTTTATACCCCTGTATCTGGCATTCTGGAACTGCGGCAAGCCATTGCTGATAAGTTACGCAAGGAAAATAATATAGACTGGAAAGCAGACAATATAGTAGTATCTACCGGAGCTAAACAATCTCTGGCAAATGCTTTGATGTGCCTGGTAAATCCTGGCGATGAAGTAATCATTTTTTCACCTTATTGGGTGAGCTATAGCGAAATGGTGAAACTGGCAGAAGGCGAAACCGTATTGCTGGAAGGTCCATTTGAAAATGATTTTAAAGTAACGGCTGATCAATTAGAAAAAGCCATTACTCCCCGTACTAAAGTTGTAATGTACTCTTCACCCAGCAATCCTACTGGTTCGGTATTTACAGAGAAGGAACTGAGGGAAATTGCGGAAGTACTTGCCAAACATGAAAATATCTTCGTGATTGCCGATGAGATTTATGAATATATCAATTATGAGCCAAATTATTTCAGCCTTGGTTCTATTCCTTCTATCAAAGAAAGAGTAATTACCATCAATGGAATGTCTAAAGGCTTTGCCATGACTGGCTGGCGTGTGGGATATATGGCCGCTGCCAAATGGATAGCTGATGCTTGTGATAAACTGCAAGGGCAGATCACTTCAGGAACCTGTTCTATATCCCAGAAAGCGGCTGTGGCTGCTGTAAAAGGTGATATGAAACCTACTCAGGATATGGCGAAAGCCTACTTGCGTCGCCGGGATCTGGTATTAGGGTTATTAAAAGAAATTCCAGGTATCCGTACGTTTACACCGAAAGGCGCATTTTATGTATTTCCGGAAGTAAACGATTATTTTGGAAAGACTGATGGCGAAACAACCATACATACAGCTGACGACCTGTGTATGTATATCCTCAATAAAGTATATGTATCTCTGGTGACAGGCGAAGCATTTGGTGCACCCAACTGTATCCGTATTTCCTACGCTGCTTCCGACGAAAACCTGACTGAAGCGCTGCGCCGCATGAAAGATGCACTGGCCCAGTTACATTAA
- a CDS encoding class I SAM-dependent methyltransferase, translating to MRYEPVKKRLARFFGKSSLLRILFYKVLDLLLLRAWHIHREIKSWAIGKTDKHVHILDAGAGFGQHTYYLAKMSPKWSVLGIDVKTEHVCDCNRFFHHTEKRNVLFKTEDLKTFQQPDTFDLVLSVDVMEYIEEDCKVLKNMHASLKEDGMLLLTVPSDKGGSGVSKPGEKPFIEEHIRTGYSIEEMKRKLKKVGFKKIDIKYTYGRPGSRSWLLSLKYPMLMLGTSKYMYTVLPFYYLLIFPLCFLLNYLDVTRQHKTGTSILVKAWK from the coding sequence ATGCGATACGAACCTGTTAAAAAGCGATTAGCTCGCTTTTTTGGAAAATCATCCTTATTACGAATTTTATTTTACAAAGTACTGGACCTGCTTTTACTTCGTGCCTGGCACATACACCGCGAAATAAAAAGCTGGGCGATCGGAAAAACAGACAAACACGTACACATTCTGGATGCTGGTGCTGGCTTTGGTCAGCATACTTATTATCTGGCGAAAATGAGCCCTAAATGGAGTGTACTAGGTATAGATGTAAAAACAGAACATGTATGTGACTGTAACCGCTTCTTTCATCATACTGAAAAGCGCAACGTTTTATTTAAAACTGAAGATCTGAAAACATTCCAGCAGCCGGACACTTTCGATCTGGTTTTGTCGGTAGATGTAATGGAATACATTGAAGAAGATTGTAAGGTACTTAAAAATATGCATGCTTCCCTGAAAGAAGATGGTATGCTGTTACTGACGGTTCCTTCTGATAAAGGGGGATCAGGAGTAAGTAAACCTGGTGAGAAACCTTTTATAGAAGAACACATCCGCACCGGGTATAGTATTGAAGAAATGAAGCGGAAACTCAAAAAGGTTGGCTTTAAGAAAATAGACATTAAATATACCTATGGACGTCCGGGAAGCCGCTCCTGGTTACTTTCGCTTAAATATCCGATGCTGATGCTGGGTACTTCCAAGTATATGTACACCGTGTTGCCTTTTTATTATCTCCTGATATTTCCTTTATGCTTCCTGCTGAATTACCTGGATGTCACCCGGCAGCATAAAACCGGGACCAGCATTCTGGTAAAAGCCTGGAAATAG
- a CDS encoding ABC transporter permease: MNLSIFIARRYFFSRKKKNFINIISNISMVGVGVGTMALVIVLSVFNGLEDLFRGLYGKFNAEIQVKATEGKFFELSPGLIAGIEKVDGIESVAQVIEDNAFLTYRDAQTIVKMRGVSDNFLHQNGLDSVIIAGELMLQDKNVDYAVMGVGVQNMLSVPLSDNFESIQVWYPNNTKKTIDLNSPNAYLRKNIRPSAVFAIEQQYDNNYIFVPLSFAQELMQTGNKRTSLEIKTTPGSSIKRVQADLQKLLGNKFLVQNRDQQHASLLRAIQIEKLFVYITFSFILAIASFNIFFSLTMLAIDKKKDVSVLYAMGATSGFIRRLFMTEGAIIACTGAITGIVLGFIICWLQQTFGIVSMGMQTSVVDAYPVRMRFSDFALTACTIMLIVFFASYFPARKAANDVDIKL, encoded by the coding sequence TTGAATTTATCGATTTTTATCGCCAGGCGTTACTTCTTTTCCCGGAAGAAGAAAAATTTCATAAATATTATTTCCAACATCTCAATGGTAGGGGTGGGTGTAGGCACAATGGCGCTGGTTATTGTGCTTTCAGTTTTTAACGGACTAGAAGATTTGTTCCGGGGTTTATATGGAAAGTTTAATGCTGAAATCCAGGTTAAAGCAACTGAAGGAAAATTTTTTGAACTATCACCTGGCTTAATTGCTGGTATAGAGAAAGTAGACGGTATAGAATCGGTAGCCCAGGTGATTGAAGATAATGCGTTTCTTACCTACCGGGATGCCCAGACAATAGTAAAGATGCGTGGAGTAAGCGATAACTTTTTGCATCAGAATGGGCTGGATTCAGTCATTATTGCCGGGGAACTCATGTTGCAGGATAAAAATGTAGATTATGCAGTGATGGGCGTTGGTGTACAAAATATGCTATCGGTACCGTTATCTGATAATTTTGAATCCATTCAGGTTTGGTATCCGAATAACACAAAAAAAACGATAGACCTCAATTCTCCTAATGCTTATTTGCGCAAAAATATCCGGCCTAGTGCTGTATTTGCCATTGAGCAACAGTATGACAATAACTATATTTTTGTTCCACTATCCTTTGCCCAGGAATTAATGCAGACTGGCAATAAGCGTACTTCTCTTGAAATAAAAACTACTCCAGGTTCCAGTATTAAACGTGTACAGGCAGATTTACAAAAGTTGTTAGGTAATAAATTCCTCGTACAAAACCGGGACCAGCAACATGCTAGTTTGCTGCGGGCCATTCAGATTGAAAAGCTTTTTGTGTATATCACCTTTTCTTTTATTCTGGCGATCGCTTCATTCAATATCTTCTTTTCGCTTACTATGCTGGCGATTGACAAAAAGAAAGATGTATCCGTATTGTATGCCATGGGAGCCACTTCAGGTTTTATCCGCCGCTTATTTATGACAGAAGGAGCTATTATTGCCTGTACTGGAGCTATTACCGGCATTGTATTGGGATTTATTATTTGCTGGCTTCAGCAAACGTTTGGTATTGTTTCTATGGGTATGCAAACTTCTGTGGTAGATGCCTATCCGGTCAGAATGCGCTTCAGCGATTTTGCCTTAACTGCCTGTACCATTATGCTCATTGTATTTTTTGCCTCTTATTTCCCGGCCAGGAAAGCGGCTAATGATGTAGACATAAAGCTGTAG
- a CDS encoding asparagine synthetase B, which translates to MIRRILLVSALLFTAGYRLFANSILLPMDETQTNHLKAYGIAYWVLQQEMEVDWLLNYRGGSFMFKYDRKFENELVVRGISYQVISDAQSAQIVNEINQPDVNMDVMKLDKPPKVAVYSPKSKQPWDDAVTLVLSYAEIPYDVVFDEEVMDGKLPKYDWLHLHHEDFTGQYGKFYRYYRTAPWYQEMQREFETVAKKYGYNKVSTFKLAVVKKIREFCAGGGFLFAMCSAADTYDIALAADGVDICESMYDGDGADPAAQKKLNFSNTFAFKDFTISMDPYEPEYSNIDNQPLERGLSENNDFFTLFQFSAKWDPVPTMLTQNHQTVVKGFLGQTTGFKKNLTKSEVVVLGETKSANEVKYIHGTFAKGTWTFYGGHDPEDYQHTVGEEPTDLTLHPNSAGYRLILNNILFPAAKKKKQKT; encoded by the coding sequence ATGATCCGTCGTATTTTACTGGTATCTGCGCTGTTATTTACGGCCGGCTACCGCCTTTTCGCTAATTCTATTCTTCTGCCCATGGACGAAACCCAGACTAACCATCTGAAAGCCTATGGAATTGCGTACTGGGTATTGCAACAGGAAATGGAAGTAGATTGGCTGCTTAATTACAGGGGAGGAAGTTTTATGTTTAAATACGACCGGAAGTTTGAAAATGAACTGGTGGTAAGAGGAATCAGCTACCAGGTAATTTCTGATGCACAGTCTGCCCAGATCGTTAATGAGATTAACCAGCCGGATGTAAATATGGATGTGATGAAACTGGATAAACCACCTAAGGTAGCCGTGTATTCGCCTAAATCCAAACAACCCTGGGATGATGCCGTAACTTTGGTTCTTTCCTATGCTGAAATTCCGTATGATGTAGTATTCGACGAAGAAGTAATGGACGGTAAACTGCCAAAGTATGACTGGCTGCACCTACATCATGAAGACTTTACAGGCCAGTATGGTAAATTTTACCGGTATTACCGCACAGCCCCCTGGTATCAGGAAATGCAGCGTGAGTTTGAGACGGTAGCTAAAAAATATGGCTATAATAAAGTATCTACATTCAAATTAGCGGTAGTCAAGAAAATCAGAGAGTTTTGTGCTGGCGGTGGATTTTTATTTGCTATGTGTTCGGCTGCTGATACCTATGATATTGCCCTTGCGGCCGACGGTGTAGACATTTGCGAATCTATGTATGATGGAGATGGAGCTGACCCAGCTGCTCAGAAGAAGCTAAACTTTAGTAATACCTTTGCTTTTAAAGATTTTACCATCAGCATGGACCCCTATGAGCCGGAATACTCTAATATCGATAATCAGCCATTGGAAAGAGGGTTAAGCGAAAATAATGATTTCTTTACCTTATTCCAGTTTTCAGCTAAATGGGATCCGGTGCCTACTATGCTTACCCAGAATCATCAAACTGTAGTCAAAGGCTTTCTTGGCCAGACTACCGGTTTTAAGAAAAACCTGACTAAATCCGAAGTAGTGGTATTAGGGGAAACAAAATCTGCCAATGAAGTAAAATATATCCATGGAACGTTTGCCAAAGGAACATGGACATTTTATGGTGGCCATGATCCGGAAGATTACCAGCATACGGTAGGAGAGGAGCCAACCGATCTGACCTTGCATCCTAATTCAGCGGGATACCGCTTAATACTCAATAATATTCTGTTTCCGGCAGCTAAGAAAAAGAAGCAAAAAACCTAG